A genomic region of Thermodesulfobium narugense DSM 14796 contains the following coding sequences:
- the purE gene encoding 5-(carboxyamino)imidazole ribonucleotide mutase: MISLVIGSYNDYEAIIPAIKELKKFNLKFELVVSSAHRNTEETIEWAKKAESRGTEVIIAFAGLAAHLPGVLAAVTTLPVIGVPLTNSPVSGMDSMFSIVQMPSGVPVATVGLGNVKNAIYLAMRILSIKYPDIKSKLLKASEDMKKNIREQNKVLQEKLKDL; encoded by the coding sequence ATGATTTCTTTGGTAATTGGAAGTTATAATGATTATGAAGCGATTATTCCTGCAATCAAGGAACTTAAAAAGTTTAATCTTAAGTTTGAACTTGTTGTTAGTTCTGCTCACAGAAATACTGAAGAGACTATAGAATGGGCAAAAAAAGCGGAAAGTAGAGGTACAGAAGTAATTATTGCTTTTGCTGGTCTTGCTGCTCACCTTCCTGGTGTACTGGCTGCTGTAACTACCCTCCCTGTTATAGGGGTCCCTTTAACGAATTCTCCCGTTTCGGGTATGGATTCAATGTTTTCTATTGTTCAAATGCCTTCGGGAGTGCCTGTTGCAACTGTTGGACTTGGTAATGTTAAAAACGCAATTTATCTTGCTATGAGAATTTTGTCAATTAAATATCCTGATATCAAGAGCAAGCTTTTAAAGGCTTCTGAAGATATGAAAAAGAATATTCGAGAACAAAACAAAGTACTTCAAGAAAAGTTAAAGGATCTGTAA
- the gatC gene encoding Asp-tRNA(Asn)/Glu-tRNA(Gln) amidotransferase subunit GatC: MIDKEIILHVAKLARLELKDNEVESLKEDLGKILNYFITLNDVNTDNVEPTFHPFPINNIFREDIIKESYPVEEILSNAPESTLTYFLVPRIVEEKNGN, from the coding sequence TTGATTGACAAAGAGATAATACTACATGTCGCTAAACTTGCAAGATTGGAATTAAAGGACAATGAAGTTGAAAGCCTAAAAGAAGATCTTGGCAAGATCCTGAATTATTTTATTACTTTAAATGACGTAAATACCGATAATGTAGAACCTACTTTTCATCCGTTTCCAATAAACAATATTTTTAGGGAAGATATTATAAAAGAATCTTATCCCGTTGAGGAAATATTATCGAATGCTCCTGAAAGCACTTTAACTTATTTTTTGGTACCTAGGATTGTGGAGGAGAAAAATGGAAATTAA
- a CDS encoding 4Fe-4S binding protein, with translation MLPLIRILIENIFKPPITEDISSVNLPKHPKGFHGHPEHDPTRCIACGICQYFCPAKVIKISQIDDKINYHMDLDQCTCCGQCIDYCPTNAIKHRPNPYFVTTNLDDFKVDHQINLIKCAKCGAFIPDMTLIANKLFGEGKPIPKHLSLCPKCKRKP, from the coding sequence ATGCTTCCACTGATAAGAATCTTAATTGAGAATATTTTTAAGCCACCCATAACAGAAGATATATCAAGTGTTAACTTGCCAAAGCATCCAAAGGGATTTCACGGCCATCCAGAACACGATCCCACCAGGTGTATTGCATGTGGTATATGTCAGTACTTTTGCCCGGCAAAGGTTATAAAAATATCACAGATAGATGACAAAATAAACTACCATATGGACTTAGATCAGTGCACCTGTTGTGGACAGTGCATAGATTATTGTCCTACTAATGCAATAAAGCACAGACCAAACCCATACTTTGTTACTACTAATCTTGATGACTTTAAGGTCGATCATCAAATAAACCTTATAAAGTGTGCAAAATGTGGCGCCTTTATACCGGATATGACGCTTATAGCAAACAAATTGTTTGGTGAGGGCAAGCCAATTCCAAAACACCTATCTCTGTGTCCCAAATGTAAAAGAAAACCATAA
- a CDS encoding cobyrinate a,c-diamide synthase, whose protein sequence is MSKSFKKILVSAPFGRSGKTSFSIGLARALSRKGYRVQTFKKGPDFIDPSWLSMSSGRPCRNLDLFMMDKETILSSFMTNSIDADISVVEGAMGLYDGIDYLGTGSTAEIAKIIDIPVIFVLPVQRITRSSAALIKGYVEFDKEIDIKGIILNKVARDRQKNLIINALEHYNLPDVLASFPKDDKRLSIPDRHLGLIPAKERLELNSVIDSFADAVDEHMNWDLFFDIIRKNDNLSSRLLSDLVSFERFFDVRIGIIQDVSFSFYYPEVFDFLKMSGAKIEIINSLTDKHLPDIDILYIGGGFPEVFAKELEGNDSLRRSIKDFGENNNPIYAECGGLMYLSDFIENDGNKYNMVGLLPFGIHMDKKPVGHGYEEIEVFDDNPFFSKGIRIKGHEFHHSSVSINRSADIKFSMKVLRGNGIMNKLDGVVYKRVMASYLHIHPLGFKDFIVNLLKSVYI, encoded by the coding sequence GTGAGTAAAAGTTTTAAAAAAATTTTAGTATCTGCTCCGTTTGGTCGTTCGGGTAAGACATCTTTTTCAATTGGACTTGCTCGTGCACTGTCAAGAAAGGGATACAGAGTTCAAACATTTAAAAAAGGACCTGATTTTATAGATCCCAGCTGGCTTTCTATGTCTTCAGGAAGACCATGCAGGAATTTAGATTTATTTATGATGGATAAGGAAACAATTTTAAGTTCTTTTATGACAAATTCTATTGATGCAGATATTTCTGTAGTTGAAGGTGCGATGGGGCTCTATGATGGAATTGACTATTTGGGTACAGGCTCAACTGCTGAAATTGCAAAAATAATTGATATTCCTGTTATATTTGTCTTGCCAGTTCAAAGAATAACAAGAAGTAGTGCAGCTCTTATAAAGGGATATGTTGAGTTTGATAAAGAAATAGATATTAAAGGCATAATACTAAATAAAGTTGCAAGAGACAGACAGAAAAACTTGATTATCAACGCATTGGAGCACTATAATTTGCCAGATGTTTTAGCTTCCTTTCCAAAAGACGATAAAAGATTATCTATTCCAGATAGACATTTAGGTTTAATACCTGCTAAAGAAAGATTGGAGTTAAATTCTGTAATTGATAGTTTTGCTGATGCTGTAGATGAACATATGAATTGGGACTTGTTCTTTGATATAATCAGAAAAAATGATAATTTAAGCAGTAGACTATTAAGCGATCTTGTTAGTTTTGAGAGATTTTTTGACGTTAGGATAGGTATAATACAGGACGTATCGTTTTCTTTTTATTATCCTGAAGTCTTTGATTTTTTGAAAATGTCAGGTGCAAAAATAGAAATTATAAACTCTTTAACAGATAAACATCTTCCAGACATAGATATACTTTATATTGGAGGTGGCTTTCCTGAAGTTTTTGCTAAAGAGCTTGAGGGAAATGATTCGCTGAGGAGATCTATTAAGGATTTTGGTGAGAACAATAATCCAATTTATGCTGAATGCGGTGGGTTAATGTATTTATCTGATTTTATTGAAAACGACGGTAATAAATATAATATGGTTGGGCTCTTGCCATTTGGCATTCATATGGATAAAAAACCTGTTGGGCATGGTTATGAAGAGATTGAGGTGTTTGATGATAACCCATTTTTCTCAAAAGGGATAAGAATAAAGGGACACGAATTCCATCATAGTAGCGTTTCGATCAATAGAAGCGCCGATATTAAATTTTCTATGAAAGTTCTTAGGGGTAATGGCATAATGAATAAACTCGATGGAGTGGTGTATAAGCGTGTGATGGCTTCATATCTCCATATTCATCCACTAGGGTTTAAAGATTTTATAGTTAACCTACTAAAATCTGTATATATATAG
- the purH gene encoding bifunctional phosphoribosylaminoimidazolecarboxamide formyltransferase/IMP cyclohydrolase, translating to MQRALISVYNKNGIEEFAKELNKLGYGLLSTGGTAKYLKSFDFPVIEVSEYTHFPEILGGRVKTLHPIIFGGILAQRDNPNHIQQIKNLDTIDIVVVNLYPFLETLNRGAPIEEIIEMIDIGGVALIRAAAKNYKDVLVLVDPDDYKKTIELLRNNTMTLEYRKYLAAKAFQHTASYDSHIAAYFSEDLFQEQFTLTGKRIQSLRYGENPHQKAFLYKTEDGYPLDAEFLSGKELSFNNIVDIDAALRFLYDFIDEKAVVIIKHNQACGFAVADDLLTAYIKAYEGDKESAFGGIVAINGVVDEVLAREIYKNFYEVVYAIDFSEKALEILQEKRNLRILKGSTKRTNWNYNIKQVGAGFLLQTEDFLKLDNLDVVTKVKPDEKTMEDLIFAWKLCRNFKSNAIVFAKDGQLVGAGAGQSSRVMSVRIAGMRAQERSVGASLASDGFFPFKDSVTLAGEYGIKAIIQPGGSRRDEEVIEEADRLGIPMVFTHRRHFYH from the coding sequence ATGCAAAGAGCTTTAATAAGTGTTTATAACAAGAATGGTATTGAAGAATTTGCAAAAGAATTAAATAAATTAGGTTATGGTTTGCTTTCAACAGGTGGAACAGCAAAGTACCTTAAGTCCTTTGACTTTCCTGTAATTGAGGTTTCTGAATACACTCATTTCCCTGAGATTTTGGGCGGAAGAGTGAAAACTCTTCATCCAATTATTTTTGGAGGCATTTTGGCTCAAAGAGATAACCCAAATCATATACAACAAATAAAGAATTTAGACACCATAGATATTGTAGTGGTAAATCTTTATCCATTTTTGGAAACTTTGAATAGAGGGGCTCCAATTGAGGAAATAATTGAGATGATTGATATTGGAGGAGTGGCTCTTATTAGAGCTGCTGCTAAAAATTATAAAGACGTACTTGTTTTGGTAGACCCAGATGACTATAAAAAAACTATTGAACTTTTAAGAAACAATACAATGACCCTTGAGTATAGGAAATATCTTGCTGCAAAAGCTTTTCAGCATACTGCCTCCTATGATTCTCATATAGCAGCATATTTTTCAGAAGATCTATTTCAGGAACAATTTACTCTTACGGGCAAGAGAATCCAGAGTCTTAGATATGGGGAAAATCCTCATCAGAAAGCTTTTCTTTATAAAACCGAAGATGGGTATCCGCTTGATGCTGAATTTTTAAGCGGAAAAGAACTTTCTTTTAATAATATTGTGGATATAGATGCGGCTTTACGTTTTCTTTATGACTTCATAGACGAAAAGGCTGTTGTAATAATAAAGCACAATCAGGCATGCGGTTTTGCAGTTGCCGACGATCTTTTGACTGCTTATATTAAGGCATATGAAGGCGATAAAGAATCAGCTTTTGGCGGCATAGTAGCTATAAATGGTGTAGTTGATGAGGTTTTGGCTAGAGAAATTTACAAAAACTTTTATGAAGTAGTATATGCTATTGATTTTAGCGAAAAGGCCCTTGAAATTTTGCAGGAAAAAAGGAACCTTAGAATTTTGAAAGGTTCAACCAAAAGAACTAATTGGAATTATAACATAAAACAAGTTGGAGCTGGCTTTTTGCTTCAGACTGAAGACTTTTTAAAGCTAGACAACCTAGATGTGGTAACTAAGGTTAAGCCCGATGAAAAGACGATGGAAGATCTAATCTTTGCCTGGAAGTTATGCAGAAACTTTAAGTCAAATGCAATTGTTTTTGCAAAGGATGGCCAATTAGTTGGTGCTGGTGCCGGTCAGTCAAGTAGAGTGATGTCTGTTAGGATTGCAGGTATGAGAGCACAGGAAAGATCTGTAGGAGCCAGCCTTGCTTCTGATGGATTTTTCCCGTTTAAAGACTCAGTAACTCTTGCAGGAGAATATGGTATCAAAGCAATTATTCAACCGGGTGGTTCTAGAAGAGATGAAGAGGTAATTGAAGAGGCTGATAGACTTGGGATACCTATGGTATTTACTCACAGAAGACATTTCTATCACTAA
- the gatA gene encoding Asp-tRNA(Asn)/Glu-tRNA(Gln) amidotransferase subunit GatA, translated as MEINDFTINSIKSEYKKGNLTPKELLDYVFKGIKLYDSKINSFITLTEEYAYKAIESLKLDEIDLKPLWGIPVAIKDNMCFRGFKTTCSSKILENFIPIYTATAVQRLIDAGAIIVGKTNLDEFAMGSSTENSAFFTTSNPWDLERVPGGSSGGSASAVAARFVPLATGSDTGGSIRQPASFCGVVGFKPTYGTVSRYGLVAFASSLDQIGPFGTKVKDVELAFSVMSGKDDMDSTSHPYQFTSVNRNIKEYKVGVIKELYEAEGFDIEVLNSLNNVIKILKSEGLKVDVCSLPHLKYSLPVYYLVATSEASSNLARFDGVRYGLRVEGKDIIETFSKTRGQGFGSEVKRRIMLGTYALSSGYYDAYYLKASKVRTLIVNDFEKAFREYDFLICPTSPTTAFKKGDKTSDPLSMYLSDIATIPVNLAGLPGISIPSGCDNKGLPIGLQIIGRPFNDSEVLNFADQLESIINFEARPQLGGI; from the coding sequence ATGGAAATTAATGATTTTACAATTAACTCTATTAAGAGCGAATATAAAAAAGGCAATCTTACTCCAAAAGAGCTTTTAGACTATGTTTTTAAAGGGATAAAATTATATGATTCAAAAATAAATTCTTTTATTACGCTAACCGAAGAATATGCATATAAAGCGATTGAATCTCTTAAGTTAGATGAAATAGATTTAAAACCTCTTTGGGGGATTCCTGTGGCTATTAAGGATAACATGTGCTTTAGAGGTTTTAAGACTACGTGTAGTTCTAAAATACTTGAAAATTTTATACCAATATACACAGCTACAGCAGTTCAAAGGTTAATTGATGCAGGAGCGATCATAGTAGGAAAAACCAACCTTGATGAGTTTGCTATGGGGTCTTCTACTGAAAATTCTGCTTTCTTCACCACTTCGAATCCTTGGGATTTGGAAAGAGTTCCCGGCGGAAGTTCGGGGGGTTCAGCTTCTGCAGTAGCGGCAAGATTTGTTCCTCTTGCAACTGGTTCGGATACAGGTGGTTCTATAAGGCAGCCTGCCTCTTTTTGCGGCGTTGTTGGATTTAAGCCAACCTACGGGACTGTTTCAAGATATGGTTTGGTCGCCTTTGCTTCTTCTTTGGATCAGATAGGTCCTTTCGGAACGAAGGTTAAGGATGTAGAACTTGCTTTTAGTGTTATGAGTGGAAAAGACGATATGGACTCTACTTCGCATCCTTACCAATTTACTTCAGTAAATAGAAATATAAAAGAATATAAAGTTGGCGTTATAAAAGAGCTTTATGAAGCAGAAGGATTTGATATTGAAGTTTTGAATTCTTTAAACAACGTTATAAAAATTCTTAAATCTGAAGGATTAAAAGTTGATGTATGTTCTTTGCCGCACTTAAAGTATTCTTTGCCTGTTTATTATTTAGTAGCTACTTCTGAAGCAAGTTCAAATCTTGCAAGATTTGATGGCGTAAGGTATGGATTAAGGGTAGAGGGTAAAGATATAATCGAAACCTTTTCAAAAACAAGAGGGCAAGGATTTGGAAGCGAGGTAAAAAGAAGAATAATGTTGGGCACTTATGCTCTCTCGAGCGGTTATTATGATGCATATTATTTAAAAGCATCAAAGGTAAGAACACTCATTGTAAATGATTTTGAGAAAGCTTTTAGAGAATACGACTTCTTAATATGTCCAACTTCGCCCACTACAGCTTTTAAAAAGGGCGATAAAACAAGCGATCCTCTTTCTATGTATCTATCTGATATTGCTACTATTCCTGTGAATCTTGCCGGTCTTCCTGGCATTTCTATTCCTTCTGGATGTGATAATAAAGGGCTTCCAATTGGATTACAAATTATTGGGAGACCCTTTAATGATAGTGAAGTATTAAATTTTGCAGATCAACTGGAATCAATAATAAATTTTGAAGCCAGGCCTCAATTGGGAGGTATATAA
- a CDS encoding ATP-binding protein, which yields MKDKYNLMILIKSISFMPDRCNKCGKCSLACPKGVIYLNGFFRPIFVNLSRCDACKRCERVCENNAIEVLL from the coding sequence GTGAAAGATAAATATAATCTTATGATTCTAATAAAATCTATATCCTTTATGCCTGATAGGTGTAATAAATGCGGAAAGTGCTCTTTAGCTTGTCCTAAAGGAGTAATCTATTTAAATGGTTTTTTTAGACCAATATTTGTTAATTTGTCAAGGTGTGATGCATGTAAAAGGTGTGAAAGAGTATGTGAAAACAATGCAATCGAGGTTTTATTATAG
- a CDS encoding lipid II flippase family protein — MLFLIMFFDFSIHLSEATASALRLAGLRTGKITTSLSFYNIIALVSRMSNMFQAPLLGVLVDSAVLTGKIDALGNNFRAVIFCGALGDILAIILLPYSVAFFSRIILWFEETGSVPMALFKLLSFKNIKLVSKDFANVKFLKRFEDFDFKGIPKKFIFFNIVVVAVYTVGVMSSLFAGAHLAAYRVTATQLSGIVNGLATILMAFVVDPTAALITDDALHKRRTYNNVESMVYLLLFTRILGSLVLSQIIFLPATWYIMSVTLFLHR; from the coding sequence TTGCTTTTTTTAATAATGTTTTTTGATTTTTCGATTCACCTCTCGGAGGCTACAGCTTCTGCACTGCGCTTAGCTGGTTTAAGGACGGGTAAAATAACCACTTCTCTTTCTTTCTACAACATAATTGCTCTGGTTTCGAGGATGTCGAATATGTTTCAAGCCCCTCTTTTGGGCGTACTTGTTGATTCGGCAGTATTGACAGGTAAAATTGATGCGTTGGGAAATAATTTTAGAGCTGTTATATTTTGCGGCGCACTTGGAGATATTTTGGCAATAATACTTTTGCCATATTCTGTAGCCTTTTTTTCAAGAATAATTTTATGGTTTGAAGAAACTGGATCAGTTCCAATGGCACTTTTTAAACTTCTGAGTTTTAAAAATATTAAACTTGTTTCAAAGGATTTTGCTAATGTAAAGTTTTTAAAAAGGTTTGAAGATTTTGATTTTAAAGGGATTCCTAAAAAATTTATTTTTTTTAATATTGTAGTTGTTGCGGTATATACAGTGGGAGTTATGTCCTCACTATTTGCTGGAGCGCATCTGGCAGCTTACAGGGTGACAGCTACTCAGCTTTCTGGAATTGTAAATGGTCTGGCTACTATATTAATGGCTTTTGTTGTAGATCCTACTGCGGCCTTGATTACCGATGACGCTTTGCATAAGAGAAGGACATATAATAACGTTGAGTCAATGGTATACTTGCTTCTCTTTACAAGAATTTTAGGATCACTAGTTTTATCTCAAATCATTTTTTTGCCTGCTACCTGGTATATAATGAGTGTAACGCTATTTTTGCACAGGTAA
- the ruvX gene encoding Holliday junction resolvase RuvX has translation MRYLGIDWGVTHLGLSISDPEEKIVFPLGTITRTTWDKDLNKIKQIIEEKSVEAIVLGDPLRTDFSSASSKSILKVKKKLETIGVKVILFDERYSSIEALKLQKILGNKDKGKIHEIASSIVLKSFLDFLSNTKKNIGER, from the coding sequence TTGAGATATCTTGGAATTGATTGGGGTGTAACTCATCTGGGACTAAGCATAAGCGATCCGGAGGAAAAAATTGTCTTTCCTTTAGGTACTATTACAAGAACTACGTGGGATAAAGATTTGAATAAAATTAAGCAAATAATTGAGGAAAAAAGTGTAGAAGCAATAGTTCTTGGAGATCCTTTAAGAACAGATTTTTCTTCTGCGTCATCTAAGTCAATTCTTAAAGTGAAAAAAAAGTTAGAAACTATAGGGGTCAAAGTAATACTTTTTGATGAAAGATATTCTTCTATAGAAGCACTAAAGCTTCAAAAAATCTTGGGAAATAAAGATAAAGGTAAGATTCATGAAATCGCAAGTTCAATTGTATTGAAGTCATTTTTAGATTTTTTATCAAATACTAAGAAAAACATAGGTGAAAGATAA
- the gatB gene encoding Asp-tRNA(Asn)/Glu-tRNA(Gln) amidotransferase subunit GatB, which translates to MNNNVVIGLEIHAQLKTETKMFCGCRTSFGDKPNTNVCPVCMALPGSLPVPNRKAIAFTIMSGLALNCTISRYSKFDRKQYFYPDMPKNYQISQYDLPFCRNGYLEFLCDDELKRVRIHRIHLEEDTGKLVHTGDIMESEQSMVDYNRAGIPLMEIVTEPDISSPKEARLFMSELRNILRYLGVSDGNMEEGSMRCDANISLKNPDGTFGTKVEIKNMNSLRSLERALEFEIARQSEILNSGGTIIQETRHFDERDGTTHSLRTKEEAHDYRYFPDPDLLPVVVSDEEIRSISSSIPELPLKKYFRFVDELGINKNDAAVLVSDLKLANFFDDCVRCKCSPKEAVKWILGDLTYFWNEKKLEPDSKIFEPSYLKEILDLIDSKTISIRQAKEVVEKVFDMKDSPKNIIEKLGIKQISDEGFLIDAAKKVIENNPKAVQDFFKGKKNAVGFLVGQLMRETKGKASPEMSNKIINDLLEELRSNE; encoded by the coding sequence ATGAATAATAATGTTGTAATTGGTTTGGAAATTCATGCTCAACTAAAAACTGAAACAAAGATGTTTTGTGGATGTAGAACCTCTTTTGGTGATAAGCCTAATACCAACGTTTGTCCAGTATGTATGGCTCTGCCAGGATCTTTACCAGTTCCCAACAGAAAAGCAATTGCTTTTACAATAATGAGCGGTTTAGCTCTTAACTGTACAATTTCAAGATATTCAAAATTCGATAGAAAACAGTATTTTTATCCTGATATGCCAAAGAATTATCAAATTTCTCAATATGATTTGCCTTTTTGTAGGAATGGGTATCTTGAATTTCTTTGTGATGATGAGTTAAAGAGGGTTAGAATTCATAGAATTCATTTAGAAGAAGATACCGGCAAACTTGTTCATACGGGAGATATTATGGAATCAGAACAGAGCATGGTGGATTATAACAGAGCAGGAATTCCTTTGATGGAAATTGTTACTGAACCTGATATATCTTCTCCCAAAGAAGCCAGGCTCTTTATGTCTGAGCTTAGGAATATTTTAAGATATCTTGGAGTTTCCGATGGCAATATGGAAGAAGGATCAATGCGTTGTGATGCAAATATTTCGCTAAAAAATCCTGATGGTACATTTGGAACGAAGGTTGAGATTAAAAATATGAATTCTTTGAGATCTCTTGAAAGAGCATTAGAATTTGAGATTGCTAGACAATCAGAAATTCTAAATTCTGGTGGAACTATAATCCAAGAAACAAGACATTTTGATGAACGTGATGGGACAACTCATTCTTTGAGAACTAAAGAAGAGGCTCATGATTACAGATATTTTCCAGATCCAGACTTGCTTCCTGTTGTTGTTTCTGATGAAGAGATAAGAAGTATATCTAGCAGTATACCTGAGCTTCCGTTAAAAAAATATTTTAGATTTGTTGACGAACTTGGTATTAATAAAAATGATGCTGCTGTTTTAGTTTCCGATTTAAAGCTAGCTAACTTTTTTGATGATTGTGTAAGATGTAAGTGTTCGCCTAAGGAAGCTGTGAAATGGATTTTGGGAGATTTGACTTATTTTTGGAACGAAAAAAAATTAGAACCTGACAGTAAAATTTTTGAGCCTTCATATTTAAAAGAAATTTTAGATTTGATTGATTCAAAAACAATAAGTATCAGACAAGCAAAGGAAGTGGTTGAAAAGGTATTTGATATGAAAGATTCTCCAAAGAACATTATCGAAAAGCTTGGTATTAAACAAATTTCGGATGAGGGTTTCTTAATTGATGCTGCCAAAAAAGTTATAGAAAATAATCCAAAAGCTGTTCAAGACTTTTTTAAGGGAAAGAAAAATGCTGTTGGTTTCCTGGTTGGTCAGCTTATGAGAGAAACTAAAGGAAAAGCTTCTCCTGAGATGTCAAATAAGATAATTAACGACTTGTTAGAAGAACTAAGATCTAATGAATAG
- the purD gene encoding phosphoribosylamine--glycine ligase, giving the protein MGSILVIGSGAREHAIAWRLKKEGKDVFLSPGNGGTSLSWINKILSKDDIESFCRVTGVDLIVVGPEKPLTEGIADFLRSKGFWVFGPGKEGAKLEGSKVFAKSFMKRNNLPTADFVIYEDEGSLIKHFDNCKYPVVIKADGLAAGKGVVVVHEKEEAVEAINFLKNNFPEASKYIIVEECLVGKELSLFVLINDKDHVVLDNARDYKRLNDFDEGPNTGGMGSYSPVDDLPEFQINKIQNNIVEPTIRALRKENISYQGVLYFGIMLTKEGPSILEFNCRFGDPEAQVLVPRILNFSELLYAVAKNERIPEPKISNKKALSVVLAAKGYPNNPEVGKMINIDGKIFEDEDVAIFYAGVTRDKNNLFTSSGRVLNVVGMGNTFEEARNKAYNSIKYINFEGMHFRRDIGL; this is encoded by the coding sequence GTGGGTTCTATTTTAGTTATTGGTAGTGGAGCAAGAGAACACGCAATTGCCTGGCGTCTTAAAAAGGAGGGAAAAGATGTTTTTCTTTCTCCAGGAAATGGCGGTACATCTTTAAGCTGGATAAATAAGATTCTTTCAAAAGATGATATAGAATCTTTTTGTAGAGTTACAGGAGTAGATCTTATAGTTGTAGGTCCTGAAAAACCACTTACCGAGGGAATTGCTGATTTTTTGAGATCAAAAGGTTTTTGGGTTTTTGGACCTGGCAAGGAAGGTGCAAAGTTAGAAGGGAGTAAAGTTTTTGCAAAGTCTTTTATGAAGAGAAATAACCTTCCAACTGCTGACTTTGTTATATATGAAGATGAAGGTTCTTTGATAAAGCACTTTGATAATTGTAAGTATCCTGTTGTTATAAAGGCTGATGGTCTTGCAGCGGGAAAAGGAGTGGTAGTAGTTCATGAAAAGGAAGAAGCTGTTGAGGCAATAAATTTTTTAAAAAATAATTTTCCTGAAGCCTCAAAATACATAATTGTAGAAGAGTGTCTGGTGGGGAAAGAATTGTCTCTTTTTGTATTGATCAACGATAAAGATCATGTGGTTTTGGATAATGCAAGAGATTATAAGAGGTTAAACGACTTTGATGAAGGTCCAAATACAGGGGGTATGGGATCTTATTCGCCAGTCGATGATCTGCCTGAATTTCAAATTAATAAAATTCAAAACAATATTGTTGAACCTACAATCAGAGCCTTGAGAAAAGAGAATATTTCTTATCAAGGAGTTTTATATTTTGGAATAATGTTGACAAAAGAAGGCCCATCAATTTTAGAATTCAATTGTAGATTTGGCGACCCTGAAGCCCAGGTACTTGTTCCAAGAATTCTTAACTTTTCCGAGCTTCTTTATGCTGTAGCAAAAAATGAAAGAATACCTGAACCAAAGATTTCAAATAAAAAAGCCCTTTCAGTAGTTTTAGCTGCCAAGGGATACCCAAACAATCCTGAAGTAGGAAAAATGATAAATATAGATGGAAAAATTTTTGAGGATGAGGATGTTGCAATTTTTTATGCGGGGGTAACGAGAGATAAAAACAATCTTTTTACTTCTTCTGGAAGGGTTTTGAACGTAGTAGGTATGGGAAATACCTTTGAAGAAGCAAGAAATAAGGCATATAACTCGATTAAGTATATAAATTTCGAAGGTATGCATTTTAGGAGGGACATAGGTTTATGA
- a CDS encoding tetratricopeptide repeat protein produces the protein MACKKLFLAFICFTVSFCGQSFASWGDKTHEYIMETMAGSGLYKSAIAYSYTFNDNSNNVIKMNLKSAALSLDEPLIERILSSVPASLMDSKEYFFAEGIKYYLEGNYSQSIGALSICIDKDPFDVYSWYYMAKDYELSNNYNSANFTYQKAISLEPNNLAILKSYAKFLRLARLTDQYNIVIKHIRDIYSRDSDLEISWN, from the coding sequence GTGGCTTGCAAAAAACTTTTTTTAGCATTTATTTGTTTTACTGTATCTTTTTGCGGGCAGTCTTTTGCAAGTTGGGGGGATAAAACTCACGAATATATCATGGAGACTATGGCTGGTAGCGGCCTTTACAAAAGTGCGATAGCATATTCTTACACTTTTAATGATAATAGCAATAATGTAATAAAGATGAATCTTAAATCAGCAGCTCTTAGTCTGGATGAACCATTGATTGAAAGAATTCTGAGCTCTGTACCTGCATCTTTGATGGACTCAAAAGAGTATTTTTTTGCAGAGGGAATTAAATATTATTTAGAAGGTAACTATTCACAAAGTATTGGAGCGCTCAGTATCTGCATTGATAAAGATCCATTCGATGTTTATAGTTGGTATTATATGGCTAAAGATTATGAATTAAGTAATAATTACAATAGTGCTAACTTTACTTACCAAAAAGCCATTTCATTAGAGCCAAATAATTTAGCTATTTTGAAGAGTTATGCAAAGTTTTTGAGGTTAGCGAGATTGACAGATCAGTACAATATAGTTATAAAACACATCAGAGATATCTATTCGAGAGATAGCGATCTTGAGATATCTTGGAATTGA